Proteins from one Oncorhynchus masou masou isolate Uvic2021 chromosome 12, UVic_Omas_1.1, whole genome shotgun sequence genomic window:
- the LOC135549576 gene encoding phosphoprotein associated with glycosphingolipid-enriched microdomains 1-like isoform X2 produces the protein MLFMDHLLRNRKTSRWSSLGQQSIYCKDELLNNHSLSQQGIKVSERETFTGGQSVDSQGIDLLVSSSHNGPLTSDTVLTDTQDSSPQPSEEMLSSQSELRSSKCPQDRELPSIPPNSTLEGMGSSSGPLLPPSGDGTYEVVKERGGHLTASRDVSAEDSLYETVKELKDHPGSTAAGLLSRDGATSPLSPDDNDVSHHHHNHLPPPNNPPALHNGHLSPGSPERGPLCAGVEYASVDLNKKSRCSADLEARRSATITAAVSPTEEPEEEDRPPPVPDKVLDENDNEPTMMDAGAVVVLGAALQNGELDFPLSTSPGRDNPVVSESELSDMYSTVGKPGLDVEEKESDYSSIADIKGLVPEYSSSDLYATVRDIYPQPREGESDPQGPPTESIEPGYEIIHIPKTGSGEELGLGNQVQEPDYESVDELALGLNRESSRL, from the exons gtgtctgagagagagacatttaccgGTGGTCAGTCTGTGGACAGCCAAGGGATTGACCTATTGGTGAGCAGCTCACACAACGGCCCACTAACCAgtgatacag TGTTGACAGACACCCAGGACAGCAGTCCCCAGCCCTCTGAGGAGATGCTGTCCAGTCAGTCCGAGCTGCGGAGCTCCAAGTGTCCCCAGGACCGCGAGCTGCCCAGCATCCCACCCAACAGCACCCTGGAGGGGATGGGATCTTCCAGCggaccccttctccctccctctggagATGGCACCTACGAG gtggtgaaggagagaggtggcCACTTGACGGCGTCCAGGGACGTGAGCGCTGAAGACTCCCTGTACGAGACGGTCAAGGAGCTGAAGGACCATCCAGGAAGCACGGCTGCAGGTCTCCTCAGCAGAGATGGTGCTACGTCTCCCCTCAGCCCTGATGACAATGACgtttcccaccaccaccacaaccacctcccacctcccaacaaccctccagccctccacaACGGCCACCTCAGCCCTGGCTCCCCAGAGCGGGGGCCCCTGTGCGCAGGAGTGGAGTACGCCTCGGTGGATCTGAACAAGAAGAGCCGTTGCAGTGCAGACCTGGAGGCCAGGCGCTCAGCCACCATCACTGCTGCTGTGAGCCCCACAGAGGAGCCcgaggaggaggacagaccacCGCCTGTACCTGACAAAGTGCTGGATGAGAACGACAACGAGCCTACCATGATGGACGCAGGAGCGGTGGTGGTACTGGGGGCCGCGCTGCAAAACGGAGAG TTAGACTTTCCGCTGTCTACCTCACCGGGGCGAGACAACCCTGTGGTGTCAGAGAGCGAG ctgtcagACATGTACTCCACGGTGGGGAAGCCAGGTCTAgatgtggaggagaaggagagtgactACAGCAGCATTGCTGATATCAAGGGTCTGGTCCCCGAGTATTCCTCCAGTGATCTCTACGCTACCGTCAGGGACATCTACCCCCAGCCCAGAGAGGGGGAGTCAGACCCCCAGGGACCCCCCACAGAGAGCATCGAGCCTGGCTACGAGATCATCCACATCCCTAAGACTGGCAGTGGAGAGGAATTGGGACTGGGGAACCAGGTTCAGGAGCCAGACTATGAGAGTGTAGATGAGCTGGCCCTGGGGTTGAACAGGGAGAGCTCCCGTCTCTGA
- the LOC135549576 gene encoding phosphoprotein associated with glycosphingolipid-enriched microdomains 1-like isoform X3, with product MTQVKSSEVSERETFTGGQSVDSQGIDLLVSSSHNGPLTSDTVLTDTQDSSPQPSEEMLSSQSELRSSKCPQDRELPSIPPNSTLEGMGSSSGPLLPPSGDGTYEVVKERGGHLTASRDVSAEDSLYETVKELKDHPGSTAAGLLSRDGATSPLSPDDNDVSHHHHNHLPPPNNPPALHNGHLSPGSPERGPLCAGVEYASVDLNKKSRCSADLEARRSATITAAVSPTEEPEEEDRPPPVPDKVLDENDNEPTMMDAGAVVVLGAALQNGELDFPLSTSPGRDNPVVSESELSDMYSTVGKPGLDVEEKESDYSSIADIKGLVPEYSSSDLYATVRDIYPQPREGESDPQGPPTESIEPGYEIIHIPKTGSGEELGLGNQVQEPDYESVDELALGLNRESSRL from the exons gtgtctgagagagagacatttaccgGTGGTCAGTCTGTGGACAGCCAAGGGATTGACCTATTGGTGAGCAGCTCACACAACGGCCCACTAACCAgtgatacag TGTTGACAGACACCCAGGACAGCAGTCCCCAGCCCTCTGAGGAGATGCTGTCCAGTCAGTCCGAGCTGCGGAGCTCCAAGTGTCCCCAGGACCGCGAGCTGCCCAGCATCCCACCCAACAGCACCCTGGAGGGGATGGGATCTTCCAGCggaccccttctccctccctctggagATGGCACCTACGAG gtggtgaaggagagaggtggcCACTTGACGGCGTCCAGGGACGTGAGCGCTGAAGACTCCCTGTACGAGACGGTCAAGGAGCTGAAGGACCATCCAGGAAGCACGGCTGCAGGTCTCCTCAGCAGAGATGGTGCTACGTCTCCCCTCAGCCCTGATGACAATGACgtttcccaccaccaccacaaccacctcccacctcccaacaaccctccagccctccacaACGGCCACCTCAGCCCTGGCTCCCCAGAGCGGGGGCCCCTGTGCGCAGGAGTGGAGTACGCCTCGGTGGATCTGAACAAGAAGAGCCGTTGCAGTGCAGACCTGGAGGCCAGGCGCTCAGCCACCATCACTGCTGCTGTGAGCCCCACAGAGGAGCCcgaggaggaggacagaccacCGCCTGTACCTGACAAAGTGCTGGATGAGAACGACAACGAGCCTACCATGATGGACGCAGGAGCGGTGGTGGTACTGGGGGCCGCGCTGCAAAACGGAGAG TTAGACTTTCCGCTGTCTACCTCACCGGGGCGAGACAACCCTGTGGTGTCAGAGAGCGAG ctgtcagACATGTACTCCACGGTGGGGAAGCCAGGTCTAgatgtggaggagaaggagagtgactACAGCAGCATTGCTGATATCAAGGGTCTGGTCCCCGAGTATTCCTCCAGTGATCTCTACGCTACCGTCAGGGACATCTACCCCCAGCCCAGAGAGGGGGAGTCAGACCCCCAGGGACCCCCCACAGAGAGCATCGAGCCTGGCTACGAGATCATCCACATCCCTAAGACTGGCAGTGGAGAGGAATTGGGACTGGGGAACCAGGTTCAGGAGCCAGACTATGAGAGTGTAGATGAGCTGGCCCTGGGGTTGAACAGGGAGAGCTCCCGTCTCTGA